The following proteins come from a genomic window of Brevibacillus antibioticus:
- a CDS encoding 4-hydroxyphenylacetate 3-hydroxylase family protein, with protein sequence MGIRTGDQYIRGLRSRQPEIWLQGRKVTNVCEEAVFRQPIHEIAKLYDMQHDEKYQEKITHICQETGERVNNAFLVAKTPEELQAKRAVYEAYAKATFGLMGRTPDFLNIVLTSLYSNASFLERYNPQWAENAKNYYKVVRDQDLFLTHAIINPQNDRSKSSHEQSDVYTHLGAVEETPEGLIVKGAKMLATLAPITDEVIIYSFPGFQPGDERYALAFAIPIDTPGLRIICREPMQDGIRSVYDHPLASRFEEMDALLVFHDVLVPWERLFLYNNVEAANLLYPKTGIGQQPAHQTGVRGLLKLQFATEVAMRLADSIGVDVYPNVQNNLGELAQSLESLRALLRTAELEYETLPSGELMPGYVQLETIRGLLPKLYPRAIEVIQIIGAGGLLMSPTDSDLEHPELVADMEKFYAGRVGISGTDRVRLFKLAWDLCGEAFGQRLLQYERYYTGDPVRKLAIFYNNYKKFHACTMVDDALSVFAAKTR encoded by the coding sequence GTGGGAATCCGTACAGGTGACCAATACATACGGGGCTTGAGATCACGGCAACCGGAGATTTGGCTACAAGGCAGAAAGGTCACAAATGTATGTGAGGAAGCTGTTTTTCGACAGCCGATTCATGAAATAGCCAAGCTGTATGACATGCAGCATGACGAGAAGTACCAAGAGAAGATAACCCATATTTGTCAGGAGACTGGCGAGCGTGTGAACAACGCCTTTCTCGTTGCAAAGACCCCTGAGGAGTTGCAGGCGAAACGGGCCGTGTACGAAGCTTATGCCAAAGCCACTTTTGGTTTGATGGGAAGAACGCCGGATTTTCTCAATATCGTCTTGACGTCGCTATACAGCAATGCGTCTTTCTTGGAAAGGTACAATCCGCAGTGGGCGGAAAACGCGAAAAATTATTACAAGGTTGTTCGCGACCAAGACCTGTTTTTAACGCATGCGATTATCAATCCGCAAAATGACCGCAGCAAGTCCTCGCACGAACAAAGCGATGTGTACACCCATTTGGGGGCAGTAGAGGAGACGCCGGAAGGGTTGATCGTCAAAGGAGCGAAAATGCTCGCGACACTGGCCCCGATTACGGATGAAGTTATCATTTATTCGTTCCCCGGGTTTCAGCCAGGAGATGAGCGTTATGCCTTGGCATTTGCCATTCCGATTGACACTCCTGGCCTGCGCATCATTTGCAGGGAGCCCATGCAGGATGGAATTCGTTCCGTTTATGACCATCCTTTGGCATCGCGCTTCGAGGAAATGGATGCTCTTCTTGTCTTTCATGACGTACTTGTGCCTTGGGAGCGCTTATTCCTGTACAACAATGTAGAAGCAGCCAACCTGCTTTATCCAAAGACAGGCATCGGACAGCAGCCGGCGCACCAGACAGGGGTGAGAGGACTGTTGAAGCTCCAATTTGCCACGGAAGTTGCCATGCGGCTGGCAGACTCCATCGGGGTAGACGTCTATCCGAATGTCCAAAACAATCTCGGGGAGCTAGCGCAATCGCTGGAATCGCTCAGAGCTCTCCTGAGGACAGCTGAGCTGGAATACGAGACCTTGCCGTCGGGCGAGCTCATGCCAGGTTACGTGCAGCTCGAAACCATTCGCGGACTACTTCCGAAGCTGTACCCACGGGCAATCGAAGTCATCCAAATTATAGGAGCAGGCGGTTTGCTCATGTCTCCGACCGACAGTGATTTGGAACATCCTGAGTTGGTCGCGGATATGGAAAAGTTTTATGCCGGACGGGTGGGTATCTCCGGTACAGATCGGGTTCGCCTGTTTAAGCTCGCGTGGGACCTGTGCGGGGAAGCTTTCGGACAGCGTTTGCTGCAATACGAGCGCTACTATACCGGTGATCCGGTGCGCAAATTAGCGATTTTTTACAACAATTATAAGAAGTTTCATGCCTGTACGATGGTGGATGATGCGCTCAGCGTTTTTGCTGCCAAAACTCGCTAA
- a CDS encoding Crp/Fnr family transcriptional regulator, which yields MVSPFETDLKWETLLEYGTRQFVKGKTAIYRQETIGEGFYYLHKGLVKIVTSTLKGKDRLVNIVVPGQIMGLQTMDQQPHFTTAIAVKNAVVYHFSCLQFLEMLKVHPELLSLFTQTIHQKMRILLTAINMKTLTSEEQIARLLLNICEDYKNHEVPLTQQELAECAGLTRITVYKILKVWKEQGIIEIKNRSFVIKRPDMLKPPQLTAHTARTV from the coding sequence ATGGTATCTCCTTTTGAAACGGATTTGAAATGGGAAACCCTTTTAGAATACGGCACCCGTCAATTTGTGAAAGGAAAAACAGCTATCTATAGGCAAGAGACGATAGGAGAAGGATTTTATTATCTACATAAGGGATTAGTCAAGATTGTGACCTCTACTCTCAAGGGGAAAGATCGCCTGGTGAACATCGTAGTCCCTGGTCAAATCATGGGTCTTCAAACGATGGATCAACAACCTCATTTCACCACGGCGATTGCTGTAAAGAATGCAGTCGTCTACCATTTCTCCTGTTTGCAATTCCTCGAAATGCTGAAGGTACACCCTGAACTCTTGTCTCTTTTCACCCAAACCATCCATCAAAAAATGCGGATTCTTCTAACCGCCATCAACATGAAGACACTGACCTCAGAAGAGCAAATCGCTCGTCTCCTGCTTAACATTTGCGAAGACTATAAAAACCACGAGGTGCCCCTCACTCAACAAGAGCTAGCTGAATGTGCTGGCCTCACTCGTATCACGGTCTACAAGATCCTGAAGGTATGGAAGGAACAGGGCATCATTGAAATCAAAAACCGATCCTTTGTCATCAAACGCCCAGATATGCTGAAGCCTCCACAACTCACCGCACACACTGCTCGCACCGTGTAA